GCCGGCTTGTAGCTCCGGCAGTCTTCCGCGGTGACGATGAGGTCGGGTGTGATCCCGAGCAGCGGGACGGACAGATCGATCAGATCGCGGTCGACGTTGGAGAGGATGGCGAGACGGCGGCCGCCATCCCGGAGCCGCCGGAGCGCCTCGGGCACTTCGGGAAACGGCCGCCACGTCCCAAGAGAGTCCGGCAGGACGCGCTCGCGGCCGGCCGGCAGCGGCCGGCCGAGTGACCGCATCAACCGGGCGCTCGCCTCGGCGAGCACGTCGCGGTAGGGCCGGTAGGCTTCGTCCTCCACCTGCGCCTCGACCTGAATGTAGCGCGCGGCGAGTGCCCGCCGGTCGGGCGTCCCTCCGAGGAACGGGCCGAGCGCATCGGCCACGCCGCCTTCCCAATCGATCAAGGTCCCGTAACAGTCGAACGTCAGCCAGTCCGCTCGTGCCATGGGCCACCCTGCCCGCGCCTGACCTGGATTGGACCGCGTTCAAAAAATAAGGGTTCGCCGCGCGGCGACAGCCGGCCTGGGCCGCGGCTGCCCGGTGCGGCCGCCGGCATGATGTTTGTCGCGAGGGCGTGGCGGGGTAAATTCGCGGTACCTATGGCCGCGGTCGTCGCCACGATTTCTCGCCTGCACTGGCCGGCCTGGGTTCGCATGCGCGGAGCCGGTGCGACCGCCTGGATCTTGCTCGCCGCCGCCGGCTGGGGGTTTGGCGCGGCGGGCGTGTCCGTGGCGGTCCATGAGCATGAGCGCGCAGGCCAGTACGCCGCACTCGGCGGATTTACGACGGTCTCCGGACCCGGCGTAGGCGTGACGCTCAGCGACTCGGACCGGGTGGTCCCGGCCGGAAGTGATCCCAGCACGGCCTTGGTGCAGGACAGCGACCTGACCTTCCTCGTCATGATGCTGTGGTACGGGGGCGCGCGGGCGATCGCGATCAACGGCGAGCGCGTGACGACGCTGACCACCATCACCTCGTCGGGGCCGACGCTTCTCATCAACGGCCGCCGCCTGGTGGGCCCATTCGAAGTCGTCGCGGTAGGAGACCCGAGGGTGCTGCGCGGGGTCCTCGAGACGCGAGGCGGCTTTGCAGATCGTATGCGCCAAAGCGGCCTGGGCGTCCGGATCTCAGCGCATTCCGCGATTACGGTCCCCGCCGGCCGCGACGTCCCGCCCCCGCTCTTCTGACCGGCGCCTTCCCGGCCCGATCACCCGTTCGTCTGTCCTGTTCCCTCCTCGTGGCGGAAGTTCGCCGTTCGCGCCGAATAGTGGCGCTACCGCGTGAGGGCGAAGAGGGGCGCGGGCGCGGAAGGGGTGAGACGGAATGAAGCGATGGGGTCGGTTGTCGGCACTCGCGATATGCCTCGCGGTCGCATGCTCGCTGTTCGTGGGGCTGAGAGGCCAGGCGCAGGGTCAGGCCTACCGTCAGATTGCGCTCATCCAAATGCCCGGCGTACCGGTGCCGAAAGGGCCCTACAGTTTTGACATCAGCTGGGTCGATTCGACCACGCACCGATACTATCTGGGCGACCGTTCCACGAACGGGGTCGACGTCATCGATACGATGACGAACCGGTTTCTCTACCGGCTTGCGCAGGGACAGTTCGTCGGATTTACCGGCAAGAACGACACGTCGGGACCCGACGGCGTGCTGGTGATCCCCGAGCTGCAGCAGGCCTGGGTCGGCGACGGCAAGAGCCG
The DNA window shown above is from bacterium and carries:
- a CDS encoding HAD family hydrolase; this encodes MARADWLTFDCYGTLIDWEGGVADALGPFLGGTPDRRALAARYIQVEAQVEDEAYRPYRDVLAEASARLMRSLGRPLPAGRERVLPDSLGTWRPFPEVPEALRRLRDGGRRLAILSNVDRDLIDLSVPLLGITPDLIVTAEDCRSYKPAPGHWTTFQARSGSGAPQTIHVGASLYHDMVPAAALGYRTVFINRHRDPVRGAAPTRVLTDLARLPDIVDELTLPVQVQIDPKDPR
- a CDS encoding DUF881 domain-containing protein, whose protein sequence is MAAVVATISRLHWPAWVRMRGAGATAWILLAAAGWGFGAAGVSVAVHEHERAGQYAALGGFTTVSGPGVGVTLSDSDRVVPAGSDPSTALVQDSDLTFLVMMLWYGGARAIAINGERVTTLTTITSSGPTLLINGRRLVGPFEVVAVGDPRVLRGVLETRGGFADRMRQSGLGVRISAHSAITVPAGRDVPPPLF